From the Lactuca sativa cultivar Salinas chromosome 9, Lsat_Salinas_v11, whole genome shotgun sequence genome, the window ctctggcactcgtatgcccaacgtacacatgtgtacgcccagtgtactagggCACGaactagtacgcttagcgtactcacatgtacacccagcatactacTCAAGTTTCCAAAATCACAATTTTGCCACTTCTTTCCAAACCAAGGGCCAAACATGACATAATTCAAAGTCCTAGGGATGAATTTGAAGTTATTGAAAGATAGGGTGTTACAAAAATGTGCAATTTAAGAAAGTGTTTGAAACGGAACCGGACCAGACACCGAAAAAACAGAAGTGGAATAAGTCATAAACTAAGAACAGAGAACCCGACCGATTACTACTAACCAGTTCCAACAGGTTTGTATCTCGTTCCGAATTGTTTTTTCGGTTAAAAAGCCCATCCCTAGGTGACTCCACAATACCAAAATCTATTATTATGCGTTGTGAGTGGTTTTATTTATCGATATTAATCACCACAATGCGTAAAGTGGTTAGATACCCTTTGAGTGGGCATGTGCAATGGTCCACAAGTCAACTAGTATGTTATTATGTTGGTAAGGTTGTACATGGTGGGTTGTGTACTACCCACGAAGCCATGTATGACTGATACCATGTTATGTAGGGAGGGTTGTATAACCGATACGATGTTATGTGGACGTACAAACCTTGTAGTATATTGTCGGATGGACATGGAAATTGGGTTTAGGATCATAGGCATTGCATTTCTACTAATGTTGTGAAACTAATATGTTGATATTTTTTCAAAAGTCAATGATATTACATGAACCTGCTTTAAGGGTATTGGGATGTTTTGTTGATTTAAAGTATTTTGGAGGTTCAACTCCAAGTATAGATGACTGTCATCATcctttactcttgaagagttgCACTCGAGTATTCTCACGAGACATTCTCACGCCTTATGCTATATTTTGACGTGTTAGAGATGAAGAAGGATGCTTGGTTATTTAGAAGATGATATAGATGTAATATCGTACTTGTAGTTATGTTTTGAGATCCATTGTAATATCCTCGCTATGCTTTAAACTAAATTTGAATTCGCACCAAATGCATATCCGCACATGTTTTAGCAACATAAGCTCTcgtttttggatgaaaacaaTATTTTAATACCATTTTAGAATTCACCATATGCGAGTGATGTTTTACCTACTCTTGGCCATCCATAGTGTTTCCATAAGGTTTGCGGCAACTTGGAGTAACACGTCAAAATGGTCCTTTAAGAACATTACCTTCTTCATTCGTAGAGAGAATAACTGTTACTTCAATAGTAATTTGTTCGTTAAGAAGTTTGACTTGTACAGACTCTCAAGTGTCAACCATAGAGACATTTTCTTCATCTGCGACTTCATAAATCATCTCATCAGCTAAGGACAGTTAGACGGCAGGCTGAACTTAGTCATATTGCTAGGTGAAGTCTGATTCAAACATGTCTCTTGGTCGGTTTTGAGCATCTTGTCAATGTTATTGCCAAAAGTATAGACAAATAAATTTATCATAGCAGCCATGCCATCTGACCACAACCTCTCACTGATCTTTGATGATGGGGAATTCGATAAACAAATACTATCATCTTCATGGTGCTGCAGGAAAAGCGCAGCATTTAAAAGAATACCAATCCCAGACATGTACAGCTAGATTGTACCGAGTACAAAGTCTTTTGAAGTTGACGAATCACATAAGGACATTTACCTTGCCAATAACATTTATATATGTCTCTTGATTTTTTTGACACAACTGTGGACTGAAGTATTTATCGGATTCTGTAAACCTATTCAATTTGATGATTAAATTTAGTGTTTTGGTGGAGTGAAGGGCCTGATGCACCATGGTGAAATAGATCCCACTGCAGGAACAATGTGTGCAATTACTTGAGTGACAAATAAATGTTCATTTTCCAttccttttccttccaaattGATTAATTATAGAAAAGGGTGATATTTGTTCACGATTTGTTTTCAGCTTATAAATTGAAAACCTTTAATTTATGGATCCTGGTTCGTGACATTAATTGCTACCAGCAACATTTCGTATACAAAAATCAATCACATTCTGTAATCAatattttaatgaaatacatgtaTAAATGaccatactatatatataaccctgaaaacaaataaataatcaGCCAAACTTCATCAGCATTCCACAGAGATCTAGGTACTAAAAGTAGCAGTTGTAAGGTGAATCAATAGACATCTAGCTTTGCAAAAAGCATTACTTTATGGATGGGTAACGGAAGGGATAGGAAAATCCTTAGGCAACTCTGGCAATGTGGGCTTCGGAATGACGGGAAACGTGGGCTTTGGAAACTCAGGAACCTCAGCAGGCTTTGGAACTACAGGAACATCAGGTTTTGGAACCTCAGGTAGCTCAGGCTTTGGAAGCACGGGAAGCTCAGGCTTTGGAAGAACAGGAAGCTCAGGCTTAGGAACGACCGGAAGCTCAGGCTTTGGAAGCTCAGGTTTAGGAAGTACGGGAATCTCAGGCTTAGGAATGACAGGAAGCTCAGGCTTAGGAAGCACCGGAAGCTCAGGCTTTGGAAACACGGGAAGCTCAGGGATCTCTGCAAGTTTACGTGCCTCAGCAATGATGTTCCCGCTAAATGATGCTAAGCTGACAGAAAAAAGAATCAGGATTATGGAATTTAGGTGAGAACGTCCCATGGTGTTGCAAAAGGTAGATATTAGAAACTAACAAGTTAATTCGAGATGGCTCGAAATGGTACATGTGTTCATTTGGATTTATATAATGGACGTGGGATGTTGGGAATAGTGTGAAGTACGTGAGTTGGTAGGAATTTCTTAGATTTGGGAGAGTTAGCTCAACTTCTCATCTGTACATAAGAGTTGAGCTGTCTTAATTAAGATATGAAAATGTGGGGATGAGACTTGGCGACTTTCCTTAGGAGGGTTTAATAGAAAgcatatttgtttatttatttgacAAATGAAACATAGTAGGTTCTTCATAATTATGCAAAAAGTCGTAGGTTATAAATTTTAGTTATTGATAGTAAAAGTGGAAAATATAAACAGAATTTATGTAATTCGATGAAATAAATTATATCCTTATTATTAATTTGCTTGGAAGATAAAATTCAAAGATCCACCTTAACTTAATTTCCTAGTGCACATTATTGACCAATGCAAAACAATTAAATTTTGGGCAGGTAGACAAGAAAATATATCTATTACCAATACGAATATTTAGGAAAGCAggtaaaataatttttttccaaACCAAAATTTCACCAATTAAAACATAAAATTCAAGCTTCAACTGACTTTACATTCATtagaaattcaattttttttctatGAACTAGAACTAACGAGGAGCTTGATTTACAAAGTGATGCACGGTGGTCAAGCAGGCCTAAGATTATACCGCCAACCATTCTGGTGGATAGATCTACCAAATTTGGAGAAGTTCAAGATTCCAAAGAAAAGAGAAAAACCGCACCTCACTTGCTAAATTGGCATTGATCATTTACTTActcaattattatttatttttataagcaTTCGCGTAGTAAAATATTCGGTTCTTGCCAACTTTCCATAATTAAACATTTACCTCTTTACGATTCTAACTAATCCGGACACTTTCCTTCCCTTTGACATTATACACTTATGTAGGTCACGTATTTAACACCCCAAAATTTAAGAGGCATATAGGAATGCCAAGGTACATGAAAGGGGAACAAGATAGAATGCGGCATACGAACCTTGCAAACAAGAAATGGTTTTTGGATGCGAGTTTAAATCCTTAAAGTAAGGTTGTAAATATTAAGCAAAATGTAAGAATGCTTAAAATGTGGGTTTTGGTTAATACATGAAACTTATTAGCGAAAAGAAGAAAAGTGAACATGTGAATAATTACAAGGAAATGGCAATGAAAACCAGTTTTTAGTGCACTGTATAAGTAATTTAGTTGTTCCTATATGGATCAACTAAGAatgaaatgcaaaaaaaaaaaaaaaaaaaaaaaaaaaaaaaaaaaaaaacctcagcTTTTTGGACTTGAAATGTAAAAGTTATGTCAAATGGAAGTGTTAAGGGTTTTTATGAGATGTACCACTTGAAAAAAACTATGGAGAACCTCGGTTCGGAATCAGAAATCTTGATGCTCACACATAATGTTAAACGAAAAGCAAATAGAATGTTAAAAAATAAGCTTTTGCAACTAAAATGAAAACAATATTATGTATAGAATGTAGATACATGAATAGGTTGAGTACTAAAATATATATGAAATGATACATGGAACTTTCTTTGGCAATCGAATTTATGTACCTGATTAAGTATTACCCTGGTTCCAATAGGCGGTTAATACAATTAGGTACCCACGTCAAAAATAATTAAGGTGTTGAAATAAGGAAGTTATGCATGGTATAAGAATGGGTATCACCAATAACAAACGGTCTGAGTGAACCCCGAAGCACCTTTTATAAGTCAAATAGCTGCCGAGGGAGGGCGCATACATACGTAATAGGTATAATGGTATGTCCAGCTTGATTCCATTTTGATTAAAGCCATGTTCTTGTGTTTTTCTAATGGAGACGAACGGAAAGAAAGTGAAGTTGCCTTTCATTCCCTTCCCTTTCCCTTACATTCATCCCGAATGGGCTCGAGAGAAAAGATTTCATGAAAAATTAGTCTTTTATTCCCCTATCAATCATTTGTTTCCTTCTCTTTCCTCCTTAAAGCCTAGTTACGGAGTTCAACTTAAGGACTGAATGGAACGGATGATGAACGAAacagaaagaaaagaaaacaaaaaaaggttttccttatttttttaaagattttccTTAAATAAAATGTAAAAATGCTTAAAATGCGAGTCTTGGTTAATACATGAAACTTATTAGCGAAATGAAGAAAAGTGAACATGTAAATAATTACTAGGAAATGGCAACGAAATCCAGTTTTTAGTGCACTATATCAGTATCTTAGTTGTTCCTATATGGATCCACGACAACTAAGAATGAAATGCAAAAGAATCAACTTTTTGGACTTGAAATGGAAAAGTTATGTCGATTGGAAGTGTTTTGGGTTTTCATGAGATGAGCCACTTGAAAACAACTACGGAATACCATGGTTTTGGATGTTCAGAACTATAGATGCCCACACATAATGTTAAACCAAAAACaaattaaatgttaaaaaaaagctTTTGGATATAAAATGAAAACAATATTATTTATAGAATGTagatagatgaattggttgagaaATAAAAACTATATGAAATGCTACATTGAAATTCCTTGGCAATCGAGTATATGTACATGGTTATGGTATTATCCAGCTTCAATAGGTGGTTAATACAATTGGATACCCAGTTCAAAAATAATTGAAATATTGAACTAAGAAGTTATACATGGAATAAGAATTGTTATCGCTAAGAACAGTTGGTCCGAGTTGACCAATACCGAACCCCCAAGTTCCTTTCATAGATTGAATAGCAGCCAAGGGAGGACTCACACAGACGTAG encodes:
- the LOC128129259 gene encoding protein PELPK1-like, whose product is MGRSHLNSIILILFSVSLASFSGNIIAEARKLAEIPELPVFPKPELPVLPKPELPVIPKPEIPVLPKPELPKPELPVVPKPELPVLPKPELPVLPKPELPEVPKPDVPVVPKPAEVPEFPKPTFPVIPKPTLPELPKDFPIPSVTHP